From a region of the Myroides sp. JBRI-B21084 genome:
- a CDS encoding TolC family protein translates to MKHIYKITLAIVTVVLLQSCIATKPYEKPNAWENASFNTNQVVKDSTATNILPWQQVFTDAFLQQHIQTALDNNLDIRVALENINQAQSYLLQGKMGYLPTFSIGTNYTHSVNSINTQFGKILGQRQRLDQFDITGSLGWEADIWGKINSKKLAAQATYLQTVAAHKAVKTQLVAMVASNYYNLLALDAQKQMALKTIENRTKSLETNKALKDAGRITEVAVKQTQAQLLSAQALLLEIENNIKHQENALSVLKGMFPHAIERSAFTDLHLNIDTNEGIALQILNNRPDVVAAELGFRNAFELTNVAKASFYPTLRLTANGGLQSVDFEKLFDPTSFFASIIAGIAQPVLNGRQIRTQYEISLSNKEKAFLNYKQTVLNASKEISDALYAIDINKKKLVLKQQEAEAYTTAVNYSQELLNNGMASYLEVLTATESELNAQLNIISTQYNLWNANIQLYKAMGGGVN, encoded by the coding sequence ATGAAACATATATATAAAATAACTTTAGCTATTGTTACGGTGGTTTTATTGCAATCGTGTATTGCTACAAAGCCGTATGAAAAGCCAAATGCTTGGGAAAATGCATCGTTTAATACAAATCAAGTTGTTAAAGATAGCACAGCAACTAATATTTTGCCTTGGCAACAAGTTTTTACCGATGCTTTTTTACAACAGCACATACAAACTGCGTTAGATAATAATTTAGACATTCGGGTTGCTTTAGAAAATATTAATCAAGCGCAATCGTACCTTTTACAAGGTAAAATGGGGTATTTGCCAACCTTTTCAATAGGTACTAACTACACGCATTCGGTAAATTCAATAAATACTCAATTTGGTAAAATTTTAGGTCAACGCCAACGGTTAGATCAGTTTGATATTACAGGAAGTTTAGGATGGGAAGCTGATATTTGGGGTAAAATCAACAGTAAAAAATTAGCTGCACAAGCTACTTATTTACAAACTGTTGCTGCACATAAAGCGGTTAAAACGCAATTGGTTGCAATGGTAGCATCAAATTATTACAATTTATTGGCGTTAGATGCACAAAAGCAAATGGCTTTAAAAACTATTGAAAACCGTACAAAAAGTTTAGAAACGAATAAAGCCTTAAAAGATGCAGGCCGAATTACCGAAGTTGCAGTTAAACAAACCCAAGCTCAACTTTTAAGCGCCCAAGCTTTGCTATTAGAAATTGAAAATAATATTAAGCATCAAGAAAACGCATTAAGTGTTTTAAAAGGAATGTTTCCTCATGCAATTGAACGTTCGGCTTTTACAGATTTACATTTAAATATTGATACAAACGAAGGGATTGCACTTCAAATTTTAAATAACAGACCCGATGTTGTGGCTGCCGAATTAGGTTTTAGAAATGCATTTGAACTTACTAATGTTGCCAAAGCAAGTTTTTATCCTACTTTAAGGTTAACTGCAAATGGCGGATTGCAATCGGTAGATTTTGAAAAATTGTTTGATCCAACTTCGTTTTTTGCAAGTATTATAGCGGGTATTGCGCAACCAGTGTTAAACGGAAGACAAATTCGTACGCAATACGAAATAAGTTTATCAAACAAAGAAAAAGCGTTTTTAAATTACAAACAAACTGTTTTAAATGCTAGTAAAGAAATTTCTGATGCGTTGTATGCAATCGACATCAATAAAAAGAAACTGGTTTTAAAACAACAAGAAGCCGAAGCCTATACAACTGCCGTGAATTACTCGCAAGAATTGTTAAACAATGGTATGGCTAGTTACTTAGAGGTTTTAACAGCTACCGAAAGTGAATTAAATGCGCAGTTAAACATTATTTCAACACAATATAATTTATGGAACGCTAACATACAGCTTTACAAAGCTATGGGTGGTGGTGTTAACTAA
- the cls gene encoding cardiolipin synthase, producing MENLLTILEFIKTWYWIPLTLVNTTAFITILIENGKPEKTIAWLMVIVFLPIIGVVLYYFFGQKFKKENYFKKLDHRYKTLLDTRWNDLAPFISKEIELTQTYDDHLNDAFEYLANTKVSIPTSNNIVELLSNGEEKFAVLLNDLKNAKHHIHLEYYIFDEDEIGSQILNILVEKAKNGVEIRLIIDDFGSGALAKRKKYYESLGIQFEIFLPVRFSSLANSNYRNHRKIIIIDGLIGYVGGINISDKYINPNKYNVFWRDTSIRIFGDATKVLQAQFWLHWQSIALKTYSLNAHYLPKLSNNFLKKLPVTFALSSPGDTPPYIMEAMILSISTAQKSIQLCTPYFIPTESFKTALLIAISKGVEVSLMIPAKSDSAVVQAASLSFLKPFVERGMNVFLYKKGFIHAKTICIDGLLSYVGTTNLDSRSFLINFELSALVLDPLFAKQLSEQFYKDTLESNLFTTEFWNSKKWYYKAFASICRLLAPLL from the coding sequence ATGGAAAACTTACTTACTATTTTGGAATTTATTAAAACGTGGTATTGGATTCCGTTAACTTTAGTAAACACAACTGCTTTTATAACCATTTTAATTGAAAACGGCAAACCCGAAAAAACAATTGCTTGGTTAATGGTCATAGTTTTTTTACCTATTATTGGTGTTGTTTTATATTACTTTTTTGGACAAAAATTTAAAAAAGAAAACTATTTTAAAAAATTAGACCATAGGTATAAAACATTATTAGATACACGTTGGAATGATTTAGCACCTTTTATATCTAAAGAAATTGAACTTACCCAAACGTACGACGATCATTTAAACGATGCCTTTGAATATTTGGCTAACACTAAAGTTTCTATACCTACATCAAACAACATTGTAGAGCTTTTAAGCAATGGTGAAGAAAAATTTGCTGTTTTATTAAACGATCTAAAAAATGCAAAACACCACATTCATTTAGAATATTATATTTTTGATGAAGATGAAATTGGCAGCCAAATTTTAAATATTTTGGTTGAAAAAGCAAAAAATGGTGTAGAAATACGTTTAATTATTGATGATTTTGGATCGGGTGCCTTAGCAAAACGTAAAAAATATTACGAGAGTTTGGGAATTCAATTCGAAATTTTCTTACCTGTACGTTTTTCATCATTAGCAAACAGTAATTACCGCAATCACAGAAAAATAATTATTATTGATGGATTAATTGGATATGTTGGCGGTATAAACATTTCAGACAAATATATAAATCCAAATAAATACAATGTGTTTTGGCGCGATACATCAATTCGTATTTTTGGAGATGCTACCAAAGTTTTACAAGCTCAATTTTGGTTACATTGGCAAAGTATCGCTTTAAAAACATATAGTTTAAACGCACATTATTTACCCAAATTATCTAACAATTTCTTAAAAAAATTACCTGTAACATTTGCTTTATCATCGCCTGGTGATACCCCACCGTATATAATGGAAGCAATGATTTTAAGCATTTCTACAGCACAAAAAAGCATTCAACTATGCACGCCGTATTTTATACCTACCGAATCGTTTAAAACCGCATTGTTAATTGCCATTTCTAAAGGAGTTGAAGTTTCGTTAATGATACCCGCAAAAAGCGATTCGGCTGTTGTACAAGCTGCATCTTTATCGTTTTTAAAACCATTTGTTGAACGTGGAATGAACGTTTTTTTATACAAAAAAGGCTTTATTCACGCAAAAACAATATGTATTGACGGCTTACTGAGTTATGTAGGAACAACAAATTTAGACTCAAGAAGTTTTTTAATTAATTTTGAACTTTCGGCATTGGTATTAGACCCTCTTTTTGCTAAACAACTTTCAGAACAATTTTATAAAGATACTTTAGAAAGTAACCTTTTTACAACCGAATTTTGGAATTCAAAAAAATGGTATTACAAAGCATTTGCATCTATTTGCAGATTATTAGCACCGCTATTATAA
- the pth gene encoding aminoacyl-tRNA hydrolase — MKKYLIVGLGNIGADYVNTRHNIGFKAVDFMAQEANENFETVKLGALAQIKVKNKVLLLLKPNTYMNLSGKALQFWMEKEKIAKENVLIITDDLNLPFGTIRLKAKGSDGGHNGLKHIQQVLNSAEYPRLRFGISDAFKKGQQVDYVLGEWSNEETIALKERLSVVSQAVKEFALAGLNNAMNNFNGK, encoded by the coding sequence ATGAAAAAATATTTAATTGTTGGGTTAGGCAATATTGGTGCCGATTACGTTAACACACGTCATAATATTGGTTTTAAAGCAGTAGATTTTATGGCGCAAGAAGCAAATGAAAATTTTGAAACGGTAAAATTGGGTGCTTTGGCTCAAATTAAAGTTAAAAATAAGGTTTTACTTTTGCTAAAACCTAATACATACATGAATTTATCGGGTAAAGCGTTGCAATTTTGGATGGAAAAAGAAAAAATTGCTAAAGAAAATGTGTTAATTATTACAGATGATTTAAATTTACCTTTTGGAACCATACGTTTAAAAGCAAAAGGATCAGACGGCGGGCACAACGGTTTAAAACACATACAACAGGTTTTAAATAGTGCAGAATACCCAAGATTGCGCTTTGGGATATCTGATGCTTTTAAAAAAGGGCAACAAGTTGATTATGTTTTGGGTGAGTGGAGCAATGAAGAAACCATAGCTTTAAAAGAACGATTAAGCGTAGTTTCGCAAGCTGTAAAAGAATTTGCACTAGCAGGTTTAAATAATGCAATGAATAATTTTAATGGAAAATAA
- a CDS encoding energy transducer TonB, which yields MKTLLALIISSFTLVGTAQNTSEPLAETTKTVNDTLNDLLDGNVNTYTTTTGKSIYRYVIENYRYPEQAIEEAVSGTIYVFFIVEENGTVEKVNIEKSLSPACDTEAIRVIKSLKMHPILVDEKPVRMRFRMPIRLQLE from the coding sequence ATGAAAACATTATTAGCACTTATTATAAGTAGTTTTACTTTAGTTGGTACAGCGCAAAATACCAGCGAACCATTGGCTGAAACTACCAAAACAGTAAACGATACCTTAAATGATTTATTAGATGGTAACGTAAATACTTATACCACAACAACAGGTAAAAGTATTTATAGATATGTTATTGAAAATTACAGATATCCAGAACAGGCAATAGAAGAAGCTGTTTCAGGTACCATATATGTTTTTTTTATTGTTGAAGAAAATGGAACTGTTGAAAAAGTTAATATAGAAAAAAGTTTAAGTCCAGCGTGCGATACCGAAGCCATAAGGGTAATTAAAAGTTTAAAAATGCATCCTATTTTAGTTGATGAAAAGCCAGTTCGCATGCGCTTTCGTATGCCTATACGTTTACAGTTAGAATAA
- the aspS gene encoding aspartate--tRNA ligase, whose amino-acid sequence MYRSENCGALRLADVNKEVTLAGWVQKSRDKGFMIWVDLRDRYGITQLIFDESRTNTDVMQLAKSLGREFVIQVKGTVIERESKNTNIPTGEIEVLVNELTILNEAQLPPFTIEDETDGGEDIRMKYRYLDIRRNPVKNSLLFRHKVAQEVRNYLSNLDFCEVETPYLIKSTPEGARDFVVPSRMNPGQFYALPQSPQTFKQLLMVGGMDKYFQIVKCFRDEDLRADRQPEFTQIDCEMAFIEQEDILNVFEGLTCHLLKKFHNLDIEKFPRMTFEEAMTTYGNDKPDIRFGMKFGELNAVAQHKDFAVFNSAELVVGIAVPGGATYTRKEIDALIEWVKRPQVGASGMVYVKCEANNQYKSSVDKFYDQNDLANWAAATNAQEGDLILVLSGPANKTRAQLSALRMELGNRLGLRKPNEFAPLWVVDFPLLEWDEDSARFHAMHHPFTSPKPEDMHLLDTDPGKVRANAYDLVLNGNEIGGGSIRIHDKEMQALMFKHLGFTQEQAQEQFGFLMNAFQFGAPPHGGLAFGLDRLTAILGGQETIRDFIAFPKNNSGRDVMIDAPATIDDAQLNELSIMLNVKA is encoded by the coding sequence ATGTACAGAAGTGAAAATTGCGGCGCACTACGTTTAGCCGATGTTAATAAAGAAGTTACTTTAGCGGGATGGGTACAAAAATCACGTGATAAAGGTTTTATGATTTGGGTTGATTTACGCGACCGTTACGGAATTACACAACTTATTTTTGATGAATCGCGCACAAATACCGATGTAATGCAACTTGCAAAATCTTTAGGACGCGAATTTGTTATTCAGGTAAAGGGTACTGTTATTGAACGTGAATCTAAAAACACCAACATACCTACTGGCGAAATTGAAGTTTTAGTGAACGAATTAACTATTTTAAACGAAGCACAATTACCGCCTTTTACTATTGAAGATGAAACCGACGGCGGCGAAGACATTCGTATGAAATACAGATACTTAGATATTCGTAGAAACCCTGTAAAAAACAGTTTGCTTTTTAGACATAAAGTAGCACAAGAAGTACGAAACTACCTTTCAAATTTAGATTTTTGTGAAGTTGAAACACCTTATTTAATAAAATCGACTCCTGAAGGTGCACGCGATTTTGTGGTGCCTTCACGTATGAATCCGGGTCAGTTTTACGCGTTGCCACAATCGCCACAAACCTTTAAACAATTGTTAATGGTAGGCGGTATGGATAAATATTTTCAAATTGTAAAATGTTTCCGCGACGAAGATTTACGTGCCGACCGTCAGCCTGAATTTACACAAATTGATTGTGAAATGGCTTTTATTGAACAAGAAGATATTTTAAATGTTTTTGAAGGTTTAACATGCCATTTACTTAAAAAATTCCACAATTTAGATATTGAAAAATTTCCGCGAATGACGTTTGAAGAAGCCATGACTACTTATGGTAACGATAAACCAGACATTCGTTTTGGAATGAAATTTGGCGAATTAAACGCTGTAGCACAGCATAAAGATTTTGCCGTATTTAATTCGGCCGAATTAGTGGTAGGTATTGCTGTACCAGGTGGTGCAACATACACCCGTAAAGAAATTGATGCGTTAATTGAGTGGGTTAAACGTCCGCAAGTAGGTGCATCGGGCATGGTATATGTAAAATGCGAAGCTAACAATCAATATAAATCATCGGTAGATAAATTTTACGATCAAAACGATTTAGCAAATTGGGCTGCTGCAACCAATGCACAAGAAGGCGATTTAATTTTGGTTTTATCAGGACCAGCAAACAAAACACGCGCTCAACTATCGGCATTGCGTATGGAATTAGGTAACCGTTTAGGATTGCGTAAACCTAATGAATTTGCTCCGTTATGGGTAGTTGATTTTCCGTTGTTAGAATGGGATGAGGATTCCGCTCGTTTTCATGCAATGCACCATCCGTTTACATCGCCAAAACCAGAAGATATGCATTTATTAGATACCGATCCTGGTAAAGTACGTGCAAATGCTTACGATTTAGTTTTAAATGGAAACGAAATTGGTGGTGGATCTATTCGTATACACGATAAAGAAATGCAAGCTTTAATGTTTAAACATTTAGGTTTTACACAAGAGCAAGCACAAGAACAGTTTGGCTTTTTAATGAATGCATTTCAGTTCGGTGCTCCGCCGCATGGTGGTTTAGCTTTTGGATTAGACCGTTTAACAGCAATTTTAGGTGGACAAGAAACTATTCGTGATTTTATTGCTTTCCCTAAAAACAATTCAGGTCGTGATGTGATGATTGATGCACCTGCAACTATAGACGATGCTCAATTAAATGAATTATCAATAATGCTAAACGTAAAAGCATAA
- the brnQ gene encoding branched-chain amino acid transport system II carrier protein, translating into MDIRKQRTILFLGMALFAMFFGAGNLLLPAFLGYQTRADWPETLGGFSLTAILAPVLGIFAVAVSGKYFTDLGARAHLKLAFVLSFINVLCIGPLIALPRAGASVYEVAIKPIIPDAQSVWVCILFFGAVMLASISLNKITGILGKIFAPILLFFLALLIVPALFLGTTTNLQATILENRFYIGFQEGYQTMDVLAGVIFAALLIVGATRKGYSHTKDKVEVVVKSAIYAAVWMLLVYGGLFYLGANIQADTSTVTHSSILVHIATQYYGNNGVYLISAIMLLACLTTAIALTAGSANFFERLTSGKLGYIEGVISITLVSIFLAITGVDTIIEYAAALLNFIYPVTLVLILSVLLFGKTITNNKPYLITLLVTMVISLLRVLVGWFPKETTLADLLNIMPLATYNLEWVLPAICTFIISCFVLGRNLNNKE; encoded by the coding sequence ATGGATATAAGAAAGCAAAGAACGATTCTGTTTTTAGGTATGGCATTATTTGCTATGTTTTTTGGAGCAGGAAATTTACTTTTACCCGCATTTTTAGGATATCAAACTCGTGCAGATTGGCCCGAAACTTTAGGCGGTTTTTCGCTTACAGCAATTTTAGCGCCTGTATTAGGAATTTTTGCAGTTGCTGTTTCGGGTAAGTATTTTACCGATTTAGGTGCACGTGCGCATTTAAAATTGGCGTTTGTATTATCGTTTATAAATGTGCTTTGTATTGGTCCATTAATTGCATTGCCACGTGCGGGCGCCTCGGTTTACGAAGTTGCCATAAAACCAATTATTCCAGATGCGCAATCGGTATGGGTATGTATTTTGTTTTTTGGTGCGGTTATGCTAGCATCAATTTCTTTAAATAAAATTACAGGTATATTAGGGAAAATTTTCGCTCCAATTTTATTGTTCTTTTTAGCATTGTTAATAGTACCGGCTTTGTTTTTAGGTACAACGACTAATTTACAAGCAACCATACTTGAAAATCGTTTTTATATTGGTTTTCAAGAAGGATATCAAACAATGGATGTGTTGGCTGGAGTTATTTTTGCTGCACTTTTAATAGTAGGTGCTACTCGTAAAGGGTATTCACATACAAAAGATAAGGTAGAAGTTGTAGTAAAATCGGCTATTTATGCTGCAGTTTGGATGTTGTTGGTGTATGGGGGCTTGTTTTATTTGGGAGCAAATATCCAAGCTGATACCAGTACAGTAACGCATTCATCAATACTTGTGCATATTGCCACTCAATATTACGGCAACAACGGTGTTTATTTAATTTCGGCAATTATGTTGTTAGCTTGTTTAACAACTGCAATTGCATTAACGGCTGGTTCGGCGAACTTTTTTGAACGATTAACAAGTGGAAAATTAGGCTATATTGAAGGTGTTATTTCTATAACATTGGTTTCAATATTTTTAGCAATTACAGGTGTTGATACCATTATTGAGTATGCAGCTGCGTTATTAAATTTTATATATCCGGTAACGTTGGTTTTAATACTATCTGTATTGTTATTTGGTAAAACAATTACCAATAATAAACCATATTTAATAACACTTTTAGTAACTATGGTAATATCGTTACTACGCGTGTTGGTAGGTTGGTTTCCCAAAGAAACTACTTTGGCAGATTTATTAAATATAATGCCTTTGGCAACTTACAATTTAGAATGGGTTTTACCTGCAATTTGTACTTTTATTATTAGTTGCTTTGTTTTAGGTAGAAATTTAAATAATAAAGAATAA
- a CDS encoding MFS transporter has product MNKGLIALAFGGLAIGMTEFTMMGILPDIANDQHISITKAAHFIALYAFGVVVGAPLLTLFTGKIAPKKVLLFLMILFVLFNALFAFAPEYNSLAATRFLSGLPHGAFFGVGSVVAAHLAQKGKEAQAIALMFTGMTIANLAGVPLGTYIGHHFTWRITYALIAALGVVTIICIYFWLPNINNTTTGNLQQQLLYFKKPKAWLIVAIISIGTGGLFAWISYIAPMVTNVAKIQANNVPYIMILIGLGMFFGNILGGKLADSFSPTKAAIGSFLVMALTLIIVHFTAHIEVLTYVMAFFTGLVAFTIGSPLQMMLITSAKGSENIAAAAGQASFNIGNTLGAYFGGIPITLGFAYNSPVLVGVSMALVGALLAVLYLKKYIHN; this is encoded by the coding sequence ATGAATAAAGGCCTAATTGCTTTGGCTTTTGGCGGTTTAGCCATTGGTATGACCGAATTTACTATGATGGGCATTTTACCAGATATTGCCAACGATCAACACATATCAATTACAAAAGCTGCGCATTTTATTGCCTTATATGCATTTGGTGTAGTTGTTGGCGCACCACTTTTAACCTTATTTACTGGTAAAATTGCACCTAAAAAGGTGTTATTATTTTTAATGATTTTGTTTGTGCTATTTAACGCATTATTTGCGTTTGCACCAGAATACAACTCTTTAGCTGCTACAAGGTTTCTATCGGGCTTACCACATGGAGCCTTTTTTGGTGTAGGATCGGTTGTAGCGGCACATTTAGCTCAAAAAGGAAAAGAAGCACAAGCAATTGCACTTATGTTTACAGGTATGACAATTGCTAATTTAGCAGGTGTACCGCTAGGCACGTATATAGGGCATCATTTTACTTGGCGCATTACTTACGCACTAATTGCCGCATTGGGTGTAGTAACTATTATATGTATTTATTTTTGGTTGCCTAACATTAATAATACCACAACAGGTAATTTACAGCAACAACTTTTATATTTTAAAAAACCAAAAGCTTGGCTTATTGTAGCCATTATATCAATTGGCACAGGCGGTTTGTTTGCATGGATTTCTTACATTGCGCCAATGGTAACAAACGTAGCTAAAATACAAGCTAACAATGTTCCTTACATTATGATTTTAATAGGTTTGGGAATGTTTTTTGGAAATATTTTAGGTGGAAAATTAGCCGATTCATTTTCTCCCACTAAAGCTGCTATTGGTAGTTTTTTAGTAATGGCTTTAACATTAATCATAGTACATTTTACAGCACACATTGAAGTTTTAACTTACGTTATGGCATTTTTTACAGGTTTGGTGGCATTTACAATTGGGTCGCCTTTACAAATGATGTTAATTACTTCGGCAAAAGGTTCAGAAAATATAGCGGCAGCAGCAGGCCAAGCTAGTTTTAATATAGGTAATACGTTAGGTGCATATTTTGGAGGAATACCAATTACTCTTGGCTTTGCTTATAATTCACCCGTATTAGTTGGTGTAAGTATGGCTTTGGTGGGTGCTTTATTGGCAGTTTTGTATCTTAAAAAATACATCCATAATTAA
- a CDS encoding DUF6891 domain-containing protein, protein MKQSMSEDQQFIFDSIYTQVRSGFYSLEDIQTSIVEEIEDNGFEDEISEDWAHEHINLVYQELLKESKNWESNNQTQRLIAAFDELADSKFIALHYPGYTNEDGEYEVEEVERALIDNNEKSNGYCFYHGQDLERAVRGEGLYISFQKINNESDAVSKEIAKKVVEVLEKHDLKVDWNGKATSRIFLPDFKWEHIYDEDSRDLLNYNYVIDAILLNK, encoded by the coding sequence ATGAAACAAAGTATGTCTGAAGATCAGCAGTTTATTTTTGATTCGATTTACACGCAAGTACGTTCTGGGTTTTATAGCTTAGAAGACATCCAGACTAGTATTGTTGAAGAGATTGAAGATAATGGTTTTGAAGATGAAATATCTGAAGATTGGGCACATGAGCACATAAATTTAGTGTACCAAGAACTTTTAAAGGAAAGCAAAAATTGGGAATCAAACAATCAAACGCAGCGCTTAATTGCCGCTTTTGACGAATTGGCCGATTCTAAATTTATTGCATTACATTACCCAGGTTACACCAATGAAGATGGAGAATACGAGGTTGAAGAAGTAGAACGTGCATTGATTGATAATAACGAAAAATCGAATGGATATTGTTTTTATCATGGTCAAGATTTAGAACGTGCTGTTCGTGGCGAAGGTTTGTATATAAGTTTCCAAAAAATTAATAACGAAAGCGATGCTGTTAGCAAAGAAATTGCTAAAAAAGTTGTTGAAGTTTTAGAAAAGCATGATTTAAAGGTAGATTGGAACGGCAAAGCAACTTCTCGTATTTTTTTACCCGATTTTAAATGGGAACATATTTACGATGAAGATTCTCGTGATTTACTAAATTATAATTACGTTATCGACGCAATTTTATTAAATAAATAG
- a CDS encoding LLM class flavin-dependent oxidoreductase: MELGISMFGDLKLNEQTKQRKAPHQRFTEMLEQVKLADEAGLDVFEIGEHHRADYSVTNPQLFLSAAAAVTKNIKLGSAVTVLSSSDPVRLFEDFSMLDQISKGRAHIMAGRGSFIESFPLFGFSLDDYDALFEDKLMLLLDLIDKNGTDINWNGRLTQNLQNVNLYPKPFQDQLPVWIAVGGTPASVLRAARLGLPIMFAIIGGMPINFKPLVDYYKENYLAAGHDIAKMQVGINSHTFLGTTSKVKDDYFPFYEAQINQIGKERGWGAFSKEAFLNTTQPEGAYFMGEPNAVIDKILQQHEWFGHSRFVAHMDVGDPDHHLLMKSIELFGTKVAPEVRKALK, translated from the coding sequence ATGGAATTAGGAATATCAATGTTTGGCGACTTAAAATTAAACGAACAAACCAAACAACGCAAAGCACCTCATCAACGTTTTACCGAAATGTTAGAACAAGTAAAATTAGCCGATGAAGCAGGTTTAGATGTTTTTGAAATAGGCGAACACCACCGTGCAGACTACAGCGTTACCAATCCGCAATTGTTTTTAAGTGCCGCGGCAGCAGTTACAAAAAACATAAAATTAGGATCGGCTGTTACGGTTTTAAGTTCAAGCGACCCAGTTAGATTGTTTGAAGATTTTAGTATGTTGGATCAAATATCTAAAGGAAGAGCTCATATTATGGCTGGCAGAGGAAGTTTTATTGAATCATTTCCGCTTTTTGGCTTTAGTCTAGACGATTACGATGCCCTATTTGAAGATAAACTAATGTTGTTGTTAGATTTAATTGATAAAAACGGCACAGATATTAATTGGAACGGACGTTTAACGCAGAACCTACAAAATGTAAACCTGTATCCTAAACCGTTTCAAGACCAATTACCTGTGTGGATTGCTGTTGGTGGTACACCTGCATCGGTATTAAGAGCCGCACGTTTAGGATTGCCAATTATGTTTGCTATTATTGGTGGAATGCCTATAAACTTTAAACCTTTGGTTGACTATTACAAAGAAAATTATTTAGCTGCAGGGCACGATATTGCAAAAATGCAGGTTGGCATTAATTCACACACTTTTTTAGGAACTACAAGCAAAGTAAAAGATGACTACTTTCCGTTTTATGAAGCGCAAATAAACCAAATAGGTAAAGAACGCGGTTGGGGTGCATTTAGTAAAGAAGCTTTTTTAAACACCACTCAACCTGAAGGTGCTTATTTTATGGGCGAACCAAATGCAGTAATTGATAAAATTTTACAACAACACGAATGGTTTGGACACTCTCGCTTTGTAGCACACATGGATGTTGGCGACCCAGATCACCACTTGCTTATGAAATCTATTGAATTGTTTGGGACAAAAGTGGCTCCAGAAGTACGCAAAGCACTTAAATAA